Genomic DNA from Mycobacterium stomatepiae:
GCGATTTCACAGTCGCCGATTCGCCCGAGCCGCGCGAGGCACCCAGCGCGGACGGTATGTGCCTTCGCTTCTCCGGCAGCGTCGTCCAGTTGGGCGAGTTTGGCGGCGGCCGCACCCAACGCGACCTCCGCCTCGTCCAATCGCTCGGGGTGGATCAACATGGAGAGTTGGCCGTCGAAGCACGTCGCCCATGACGTCAGCCGGGCCGAATCGATTGTCGTCTCCTGCAATTGAGAGACCGCACCCGCCGCAGAGGTCACGTCACCCGCGGCCAGCAGGGCCTCGCAGCGGGCAATCAGTAGCTCGGCGGTTTGGTCGTCGCGATCGGGCAGCTCGTCGTCAAGCTCCTCGAGCGAGTGCAGGGCATGGCGGTACAGGTCGGCCGCACCTTCGTAGGCGAGTCTCGCCATCGCCTGGTCTGCGGCACGCCGGCAGTAGAGGACCGCCTTGGCCGCGTTTCCAGCCCAGGCACATTCGTAATAGTGATGAGCCAACTCGGCCAGCAGCTCGTCGTCGGTGCCCGGCAGCGTCTCCAGAGTCGCGGCGATGCGCTGGTGCAATCGCATGCGCCGCACCGATGCCAACTCGGCGAGCAGCGACTGGCGCACGAGGGCGTGGTTGAACCGGTAGTTGCCGCCCGGCTCTTCGATGACGATACCGGCTTGGCACGCCTCGTCGAACGCGTCGATGAGTTCGTCTCCGACCACCCGCTCGACCAACTCCAAGGCAAACCGGCTACCGACGACCGCGGCCGCGGCAAGCGCCTTGTTGGTCTCGACCGGAAGCCGAGAAAGTCTGCGGCTCACGGCTTCTCGTACACCCTGTGGCAGGGTGCTCTGATCCCACACCCCGCCACTCTCGTCGACGTGGCGCAGGGCCTCGATCAGGAAGAAGGGGTTACCGCCCGTGACCGACGCCAATGCGTGAGCGAGTTCCTCGTCGTTATAGCCCGCCTCGGCGACGTACGCGGTCACGTCCTCCTCGTCAAGGCCGCTGAGACTCAACCGGTTTGCGGTGCCGTCGCGGTGCAGGTCGGCCAGCGTCGCCGCCAGGGGCTGGGAGCGGTCCAGGTCCGTGCTGCGATACGTGCCGACGATCTGCACCCGGGCGTGGTCGCCGAAGCGCAGCAGATGCCGCAGGAGCAGCAGCGTCGGCTTGGCCGCCCAGTGCAGGTCGTCGAGGATCAGCAGGACCGGCGCACTCTTGGATGCGATTTCCAGCAGCGCAACGACGGCATCGAAAAGCGCATAGCGCTCGGTATCGGGATCGGGATGGGCCCTTGGGGAGAGATCCGGCACGATCTCGGTCAGCCCAGGCACGAGGGCTGGCAACGCTTCGACGCCGCGCAGTCCCCGCAGCCGGTCGGCTCCCATGCATGGCACGAGCGAACGCAGCGCTTCGGTGAACGGCTGGTAGGGCGCACCGAGGTCCTCGTCGCAGCGGCCGTACAAGACAACCGCCCCTTGCGCATAGGCGCGCTGCGACCACTCACCGGCCAGCCGTGTCTTGCCGACGCCCGGGTCGCCGGCGATCAGCACCGTGGGCGCCCCGCCCGCAAGCGCGGTCTGCCACACGGCCAGCAGCCGTTCCAGCTCGCGCCCACGTCCGACGAACGGCCCCGGTCCGACGAGTACCGCGGGCAGGCCGGGACGTTCCATCGGCGGTTCGGCCGTCTGCGGTTCGGGCTGGACCGACGCGGTTTCGAGGCGTAGCTCGAACACGTGCTCGGGACGCGGGAGATTTCTCAGTTGACGCATGCCCAGGTCGTTGAGCATGACGTCGTCGGCCAGCGAGTCGATGACCAGCTCGGCGGTCGCACCGGAACACAGGATCTGACCACCCTCCGCCAGGGATCGCAGGCGCGCCACCCGTTGACCGCCCGGCCGAAGTAGTCGCCGTCGCGCAGCTCGACCTCGCCGGTATGTAGCGCCATGCGAATTCGGATGGGATCTCGCAAGGCCCACGGCTCGTGAGTGATGGCGTCTTGCAATTCGATTGCCGCGGCGGCGCCCGCCGACGGTCGTTCGAAGACCGAGAACGTCGCATCGCCCTCCCCACGCGTTTTGACCAGCCGTCCGCCGCGCGACGTGACGACCTGCTCGACCAGCTCGTCGTGGCGTGCGAGTGCTTTCGCCATCGCGTCGGCGTCGGCCTCCCAGGCGGCCGTCGACCCCTCGATGTCGGTGAGCAGGAAGGTCACGGCGCGTGTCACCGATGGAAGATGCTGTGTCACAGCAACATCCAGTGACGAGTCTTGGGCAACGATTGCGGTTTCGAGCCGTCGAAGCTCCGGCCCGGGATCGACCCCGAGCTCGTCGGCGAGCAGCGACCGCACCCGTTGATAGGCCGCCAGGGCTTCGCCCTGGCGGCCGGCCCGGTAGAGGGCGAGCATCAGCTGGCCCCATCGTCTTTCGCGTAGCGGAGCCTCGGCCACGGCCGCCTCGAGGTCGCCGATGACTTCGGCGGCCCGGCCGGTGGCGAGCAGCGCGTCGGCCCGATCCTCGACGAGCGCGGCGTGACTCTCGATCCAGCGTGTCTTCTCGGACACCCCCCGCTGACCGTCGGGAAGTTCGGGCACTCCGCGCCAAAGGGCGAGCGCCGCCTCCAAGCGCACCGCCGCTTGGCTGGTGTCGCCGATGGTGGCCGCATCACGCCCCGCCTTGGCTGCCGACTTGTAGCGCGTCGCATCCACGTCGGCGCCGTCTAGCCGCCAGCCCGCTCCTTCGGTGACCACGAGGCCGTCGCCGAGGGCACGGCGCAGCGCCGAGATATGGGTTTGCAGGGCCTTGGCGGCGGTGCGCGGCGGATCGTCGCCCCACAGCAACTTGATCAACGCGTCGGCAGGCACGACCGATGCGTCGTTCAGTCCGAGCATCGTGAGGATGGCGCGCGGCTTGGCGCCCGGAATAGCAACGGGCGTTCCGTCCTGTCGGACCTGGAGAGGTCCCAAAACCCCCAGTTCCACCGATAAAAGGGTACTCACATCAGCCATCGTCGGTGGCGGAATTCAATACCTGGTCAAGAACGAGTAAAGGCGCCGCTGCGCAATTCACCGCAGCTCTTGATCCGCAGCGCTAGCTAACGCCCCTACTCCGCCGGTGTGGGGGTCATCGACGCGATGTAGTAAACCTCGTTGCCCTTCGGATAGCCGCCGCCGCCCGTCGCGATGTGGACGTGGTCGTAGTGGTTGGCGGTCTCGTTTCCGAGGTCGGCCGTCCATGCTCCCGAGTTGGGACCCGGATAGATCTTCTGCCGCCAGATCACGTGGTTGATGCCCCATCGCTTCGCATTCGCCAGTGCATATCCGGCGATCTGGTTGCCGAGTTCGATGCCCTCCGGGCTGCCATGATTCGGGATCATCACATCGATCGCCAACCCGTTGGGATGCCACGGCAGGGCGTCTTGCCGGTACCCGTAGATCGTTTTGACCTGCGGAAACAGCACACCGATGACACGTGCCGCCCAGATGGTTTTGACCTGCAACCGGTCCTCCGACGCGACGCCGGCCGGCAACGGGAATTGGAAGCTCTGCGCCCCGGTCGGTGCGGTCGCCGCCAGCGCCGCCAACGATTCCACCTCCGCCGGGGTCGCGACGTGTGGGCCCAGGCCGGTCGCCGAGTCTTTCGGGGGCGGAGCCGCGGTCACCGTCGGGCTTGCCGTGGGGGGTTCAACGGGCAGCGATGACTTTGTTCCCTGGGCGTAGATCATGCCGGCAGAAACAACGAGCGAAGCCGCGATCGCCATCCAACGGCTCCGGCCGATGGCTAACACGTTCCTGCTCACCCAGAGCACTTTAGTGTTGCGTGCGACGCGTGTGGTGATCTTGTCGTTTATGGTGACTGCTATCGAATTTCTGCTCTGGCGGGCCATTCAGGATGGGGGTAATGGTGTCATCGGATGGCGCAGCGCGTACCGAAGGAGACAGCTGGGACCTTGCCTCGAGCGTGGGAGCGACGGCGACAATGGTGGCGGCGTCTCGCGCGCTGGCGTCACGCGAACCGGATCCGCTGCTCGACGATCGGTTCGCCGAGCCGTTGGTCCGCGCGGTGGGACACCCGTTCTTCACGCGCATGCTCGACGGCGATATTCCTCTCGACGACGCCGATGTACCCCTGACGGTCCGGCAGCGCTGCGAGCAGATGGCGGTGCGCACAAGGTTTTTCGATAACTTCTTCCTTGCTGCGACCGAGAGTGGAATCCGTCAGGTCGTCTTCGAGGTGGACCAGCCCGAGGTGATCGTGTTCAAGGGCACCACGTTGGCTCAGATCGGCGCCGAACCGGCCGCCGAACGCCGTGCGGTTGGCGTCGACCTGCGTGACGACTGGCCTACCGCCTTGCGCGACAACTTCTTTGACACCTCGGCCCCGACGGCGTGGATCGCCGAAGGCCTGCTGCCGTATCTGCCGCCAGACGCCCAGGACCGATTGCTGGACAACATCACCGCACTCAGCGTGCCGGGCAGTCGCCTCGCGACCGAAAACATCACCGACATGGGCGTGTTCACCGACGAGCGTGCGCGGGCCCTACGCAGCGGTTGGCAAAAGCACGGGCTCGATTTCGACGTCGCCGATCTGGTGTGGATCGGTGACCGTCGTCAAGCCGGCGAGCACCTGGCGGACACCGGCTGGACGGTCACGCAGCATCCCACCGAAGACCTGTGCGCCGAAAACGGGTTTGCGCTGCCGGAACACGAACTGCTGGCCGAGTTTCGGCGCGCCATCAGCTACCTGAGCGCAGAACTGGGCTGACCGCCGACCGTTTCGGGCTGGCAAGCGCCTCGAGGAGATCGGCGGCGCTGGCAACGCTGGCGTCGGGTTTGCTCATTCGAGTGGCGAATTCGCGGGCTCGGGTCACGCATTCGGGAGCGAGGATCTGGCGCAGATCGGCGACCAACGACTCGCGGTTCGTGTTCGCAAATCGTCGGGCCGCACCCACTTTCAGCCGGGTGATCTGAGCTCCCCAGATCGTCTGAACGAGGTCCATTGACAGGACCAGCGTGGGAACTCCGGCGCGCAGGCCCGCGGCCGTGGTGCCCGTCCCGCCGTGGTGCACGACCGCCCGGCAGGCCGGGAAAATCGCCGCGTAATTGAACTCGCCGACCACCTTGACGTTGTCGAAATGTGGCACCTCGCCGAAGTCGCTCCATCCGGAGCACAGCAGCGCCCGCTCACCGAGTTTCTCGCATGCCGCGCTGATCATCGCGACCGTATCGGCGGGAGAAGCGATACGCATGCTGCCGAAGCCGAAGCAAATCGGCGGCGTGCCCGCCGCAATCCACGACGCGACTTCCTCGTCGGCGTCCGTCATCAATTCCAAGGTCAGCGCGCCAACGAAGGGGCGCTGACGCTTCCATTTCGCCCATTCGGTCACCAGGCCGGGGAAGCATGCCTCGTCGTAGGCCTGGATCTCCAGCGATCCACGGTCGGCGATGCGTCGCGAGGCCGGACGAGTTGCGTTGGGCAGGCCCAGTTCACGGCGCTGCGCGTCCTCGAGATGTTTCGTCATCCGCCATGTCAGCCAGTTGGACATGCTCATGGCCGAGCGGACCACTGGCGCGGGCATGATCGGGACGAGCCGCCCGTTGGCCCGGATCGGGACGTAGTGCAGGGTGGCCAGAGGTATGTCGTAGTACTCTGCGACGTTGGCCGCCGTCTCCATGAAACTCTCGCCGGTGAAGAGCACGTCGGCCCCTCGCGCCAGCGGCGTCAGCGTTTCGCTCATCTGTATGCAGCTCCGAATGACGGATTCGCGAAGTTCGCGCCACATGCTGATCAAGGAGGGAACTTTCCACGAGTTGTGGAACGCGGACGCCCAGAAGTCGCGGTACGTATCCAGCCATTCCTGGGTGTCGAGCCCGTAGGCGACCGCGGCGACGCCTGCCGCTTCGGCAAAGCCAACGAGGTCTGGTGAGACGGCCATCTGCACGTCGTGCCCTCGGCGCAGCAATTCGCGGCCGACAGCGACTGATGGCTCTGTATCCCCCCGAGTTCCATAACTTGCGAGCACAAATCTCATTGCGAATCCCGGATCTTCAATTGTGGTGTGCCTGGTCCGACCTCAGGGGGCATCGGTGGAAATGTTGCTGCCGGCCCAGCGTAGCGTGCCGCGGTGTCGCCGCGAGCAAAGTCTGGGTGCATCCATATTCGTCCGCTTCGAGAACGGAAATTTGCGCGTTCGTCACGTCGGCACCACGCAGAGCGGGCGAAGTGGTTCTCAAAAGCGATAGTGCATGCGGTATCGCTGTGGCGGACGGCCACAGCCCTGCTCTCCCGTGACGCGTGGGATTCGAATCCGAGCACATACCTCATAGCGCGCGCGAAACGCGGTCGGCGCGCCAGCACCATGCGCGCATCGGGATATCGATCATGTCGGCACCGGGGAAGCGTGCTTGCATCGCCTCGCGCGCCGCGTCGAGCGTCTGAGCGCGCTCCTCTGGGGCGGCGATGATCGCCCGGCTGTAGGTCGCCAGCATCGCCACGGCGCCCTCGAGCGACATCGTCCGGACGAACCGGAAGATTTCGCGCTCGATGTTGTGGAAGATCTGCGGTTCGGGGAGGTCGAAGTGCAGGCGCTGGCGGAAGCGGTCTACCGATTGGACCTCTTCGAGGTCCTGGCCCGGCAGCCGGCCGAGGTCACGCACCCAGTCCACCTCACGGTCGCGGCTCGTCCAGATCAGGCCGAAGCGACCGCCGTCGTGCAGCACCCGACCGATCTCGGGAAGGGCTCGTTCGTGGTCCATCCAGTGCCGCGCCGACGAGACGAAAACCGCATCCGCCGCGGCATCCGGGAGCGGTATCGACTCGCCGCGGCCCTCGAGTGCGCGGATTCCCGGGGATCGCTCGGTCAGCACTTTACGCATCCGCGCGTCGGGCTCTACCGCGATGACTTGGTCGGCTCTGTCCACCAGCGTGCGGCTGAACAATCCGGTTCCCGCCCCCACGTCGACGGCCACCTCGCAATCGGGCGGCACCAGCCAGCCCACCGCCTCCTGCGGGGCCTGGGGCCGCAGTCCGTCATAGTCTTCGGCGATCGATCCGAAGGACATTGCGCGTTCTTGGCGATCAGTCACAACGCCACGCTAGTGCGCTTACCTGTGTCTGAACTTAGTGATTGCCATGTGCTGCAAGCGTTTCGTGCAATCGGCTGACCGATCCCCACAGGCAGAACTCGGGGCGGGCCCGCTGCAAGCCCGATCGATATATTCCGGCCCCCGCCGTCGGCGGCTCGTCATCGAGGTGCGCGGCCCGGGCGGACCGGGCTTGCGGCACAGTTCCTTGGCGGAAAAGCAGGAGCCCGCGATGCCCGCCACCGGGCAGCCAAACGAATCCGGACCGCGAACGGCGCGGCAAGCGCAAAATAATATGGCCGGTCGCCGGCCGGACGTTTGCGGGGAGGAGAACCTAGATGACCAAGACGAATAGGGCGCTAGCTCGCCCGCGATTGCTACAGCGTTGCGCGATAGGCGTGTTGGCTCTCGTGTTGGCGGGGTTGCCGGCGGCCTGGATGGCCGCGCCCGTGTTCAGCCGGGCCGACCCGTACTGCGCCCCGGGCTGGGCCTGGAGCGTCGAGTTAAACCAATGCGTGTTCGTGCTTCCCGCCGCAAACGGGCCGGGCGGGCCGGGCGGACCTGGTGGCCCCGGCGGACCGGGCGGCCCTGGTGGCCCCGGTGGACCGGGAGTTCCCGGGCGGCACTAGACATGTCATATGACCGCACCGCGACGTCGGGAGCTCAACCGTGCCGTCACCCGGATTTGGACTTTCCTAGCACCGGCCTACGACCAGCCGATGCTGCAGCAGTGGGTGTACCGTCCGCCGCACGACGAGGTGATCGCGCGGCTGCGTGATCATCAATCGCGCAGGATCGCTGACATCGCCTGTGGAACAGGAATTCTCAGCGACCGCATCGAGCGTGAATTACACCCCGAGGTCATCTACGGCGTAGACATGTCGGACGGCATGCTCGCCCAGGCGCGTGCCAGATCTGATCGGGTGCAATGGCGGCGCGGCCCAGCCGAGCAGCTGCCCTTCGACGACGGCACCCTCGATGCCGTCGTGACGACCTCGGCGTTCCACTTCTTCGACCAGCCGGCAGCGTTGCGAGAGTTTCATCGCGTACTGGCGCCGGGCGGACTTGTGGCCGTCTCCGCGCTCAGCACGCGACAAACCCTGCTGCATGTGTCGTCGGTGAATAGGTGGAAACCACAGCACAATGCGTCGCCCGCGGAGGTGCGCTCGACCTTCGAGGGTGCCGGCTTCACGGTTACCGATCAGCACCGCATCCCGCGGGCATTCTGGCTGCGCTTCGTATCCGACGTGGTGACCATCGGCATCAAAAGCTAGGGGCCGGTCAGGAAATCAGCACGGCGGGGGATCGGCATCCCATTCGGTCAATGTCCAGCCGTCGGAAGGATCTCCCGTGAGCACCACGTGACCCACGTTGGTCAACGACTGGGTCTTCAGCAACGACGGGTCCGCATTGCGCGCGTTCATCAACACCCAGAACATGATCGCCGCGCTGTGTGAGAACGCGACCGGGTTCTGCTCTCCGGTGTCGTAGATGCGCTGGACCGCTTCGGTGAACCGCGCGTTGAACTCGTTGCCATCCACGGAACCGGGGATCCGAGCGGTACGGTCGCCCTGTATCCAGCGCGCGGGAGCGGCGAAGTAGGTCTGGGGTATGTCGGCCTCGGGCGTGCCCTCGAACTTGCCGGCCTCGATCTCCCGCAGCCCGGGCAGCACGGTGATCTGTTCACCCAGCAATTGCGACGTCGGTGTGGCCGTCTCCTGAGTCCGGATCATGGTTGACGCGTAGACACCGTCGTAATGGTTGGGCGCCAACTCTGCACCCACCACGCTCGCCTGGCAGAAACCTCTCGGCGACAGTTCGGGGCCCGGGACCGTGGTGTCGATCAGTCCCGATGCATTGGCCGCCGACTGGGCATGTCGAACGAAAGTCAAGGTGATATTGCGATTGCCGGCGGCATGTGCGGGCGTCCAGCTCGCGGCCAGCATCGCGACGAGGGCGACCGCGACGAAACGTCGTATGTTCACGGCGATTTCACCCACACGCGCGAATACGTCGTCGTCATCCGCAGATTCACGCGAGAAGTGTAAAGCGTTGCGCGCAAGCGTGCCGCCCAAGGCCGCACAACAACGCACGACGCCCGCCTCGCCAGGCGGCGAAACGGGCTTCGTGTCGGGTCGAGGTCAACTATTTACAGCGGAATCCAGACTCCGAAGAACCAGAAGCCCCAGGCGTTGAAACCGGGATCCCACACGGGAGTTTCCTGGTAGCCCCAGTAGTTGATCGGGCCATAGTTCCACGGGCCCCCTGGCGGCGGGAGGGGTCGATCCCACGCCGGCCGAGGCGGTTCACCCGGACCCCAAGGGGCAGGTCCGTTGCCCCATGGCGCGTTGTTGAAGTATCCGCGGTGCGGATCCCCGTGCCACGGCCCGCCAGGGCCACCCGGCCCACCCGGTCCGCCAGGTCCACCCGGCCCACCCGGTCCGCCAGGTCCACCCGGACCATTGAAACCGGGGCCGCCGGGATGTCCGGGCCCACCAGGGCCATCGGGTCCGGGGCCGCCGGGACCACCTTGAGGTCCACCGGGGCCACCTGGGCCGTGTTCTCCGGGACCACCCGGGCCGCCCGGTCCACCGGGGCCGCCGGGATCATTTGGGCCGGCCGGAGCGCCGTGGCCTCCCGGGCCAGGAGCGCCGTGGCCTCCTGGAGCCGCAGGTGGTGTACCTGGAGCGGCATTCGCCAATCCCACGCCCACGCCCAGCGCTGCTGCACTAAAGGCGCCGGTAAGCGTGGCCGCCGCAATCATTTGCTTGAGTTTTATACTTTCCCCACGTATTTATCTAGTGGATAAATCGAACGTTGACCCCCAACTCGCTCAAGGCTAGAAAGGCTCGCTATGAGTCGGCTGTGTCTTACGCCTGCGAGGGCTTTGGCGGATGTACGGTAGCCGCGGATCGACGGGCGGGCCGGCGGGCCGA
This window encodes:
- a CDS encoding glycoside hydrolase; this encodes MSRNVLAIGRSRWMAIAASLVVSAGMIYAQGTKSSLPVEPPTASPTVTAAPPPKDSATGLGPHVATPAEVESLAALAATAPTGAQSFQFPLPAGVASEDRLQVKTIWAARVIGVLFPQVKTIYGYRQDALPWHPNGLAIDVMIPNHGSPEGIELGNQIAGYALANAKRWGINHVIWRQKIYPGPNSGAWTADLGNETANHYDHVHIATGGGGYPKGNEVYYIASMTPTPAE
- a CDS encoding SAM-dependent methyltransferase; the encoded protein is MSSDGAARTEGDSWDLASSVGATATMVAASRALASREPDPLLDDRFAEPLVRAVGHPFFTRMLDGDIPLDDADVPLTVRQRCEQMAVRTRFFDNFFLAATESGIRQVVFEVDQPEVIVFKGTTLAQIGAEPAAERRAVGVDLRDDWPTALRDNFFDTSAPTAWIAEGLLPYLPPDAQDRLLDNITALSVPGSRLATENITDMGVFTDERARALRSGWQKHGLDFDVADLVWIGDRRQAGEHLADTGWTVTQHPTEDLCAENGFALPEHELLAEFRRAISYLSAELG
- a CDS encoding glycosyltransferase; this translates as MRFVLASYGTRGDTEPSVAVGRELLRRGHDVQMAVSPDLVGFAEAAGVAAVAYGLDTQEWLDTYRDFWASAFHNSWKVPSLISMWRELRESVIRSCIQMSETLTPLARGADVLFTGESFMETAANVAEYYDIPLATLHYVPIRANGRLVPIMPAPVVRSAMSMSNWLTWRMTKHLEDAQRRELGLPNATRPASRRIADRGSLEIQAYDEACFPGLVTEWAKWKRQRPFVGALTLELMTDADEEVASWIAAGTPPICFGFGSMRIASPADTVAMISAACEKLGERALLCSGWSDFGEVPHFDNVKVVGEFNYAAIFPACRAVVHHGGTGTTAAGLRAGVPTLVLSMDLVQTIWGAQITRLKVGAARRFANTNRESLVADLRQILAPECVTRAREFATRMSKPDASVASAADLLEALASPKRSAVSPVLRSGS
- a CDS encoding class I SAM-dependent methyltransferase codes for the protein MTDRQERAMSFGSIAEDYDGLRPQAPQEAVGWLVPPDCEVAVDVGAGTGLFSRTLVDRADQVIAVEPDARMRKVLTERSPGIRALEGRGESIPLPDAAADAVFVSSARHWMDHERALPEIGRVLHDGGRFGLIWTSRDREVDWVRDLGRLPGQDLEEVQSVDRFRQRLHFDLPEPQIFHNIEREIFRFVRTMSLEGAVAMLATYSRAIIAAPEERAQTLDAAREAMQARFPGADMIDIPMRAWCWRADRVSRAL
- a CDS encoding class I SAM-dependent methyltransferase, which codes for MTAPRRRELNRAVTRIWTFLAPAYDQPMLQQWVYRPPHDEVIARLRDHQSRRIADIACGTGILSDRIERELHPEVIYGVDMSDGMLAQARARSDRVQWRRGPAEQLPFDDGTLDAVVTTSAFHFFDQPAALREFHRVLAPGGLVAVSALSTRQTLLHVSSVNRWKPQHNASPAEVRSTFEGAGFTVTDQHRIPRAFWLRFVSDVVTIGIKS
- a CDS encoding histidine phosphatase family protein, encoding MLAASWTPAHAAGNRNITLTFVRHAQSAANASGLIDTTVPGPELSPRGFCQASVVGAELAPNHYDGVYASTMIRTQETATPTSQLLGEQITVLPGLREIEAGKFEGTPEADIPQTYFAAPARWIQGDRTARIPGSVDGNEFNARFTEAVQRIYDTGEQNPVAFSHSAAIMFWVLMNARNADPSLLKTQSLTNVGHVVLTGDPSDGWTLTEWDADPPPC
- a CDS encoding chitin-binding protein, with protein sequence MKLKQMIAAATLTGAFSAAALGVGVGLANAAPGTPPAAPGGHGAPGPGGHGAPAGPNDPGGPGGPGGPGGPGEHGPGGPGGPQGGPGGPGPDGPGGPGHPGGPGFNGPGGPGGPGGPGGPGGPGGPGGPGGPWHGDPHRGYFNNAPWGNGPAPWGPGEPPRPAWDRPLPPPGGPWNYGPINYWGYQETPVWDPGFNAWGFWFFGVWIPL